A window of the Brassica oleracea var. oleracea cultivar TO1000 chromosome C1, BOL, whole genome shotgun sequence genome harbors these coding sequences:
- the LOC106341166 gene encoding uncharacterized protein LOC106341166 codes for MAAPQPPIERAYGVTIIKNNIPILLDIDDGNYDAWRELFLIHCQSFDVAGHLDGTLLPDNADDQPWKKRDGLVKLWLYGTLSKDLFKSTFKAGGTSREVWIRLENFFRNNKEARAIQLDHKLRN; via the coding sequence ATGGCGGCCCCACAACCTCCAATTGAACGTGCTTACGGCGTCACCATCATCAAAAACAACATCCCCATCCTCTTGGATATTGATGATGGCAATTATGACGCATGGAGAGAGCTGTTCTTAATCCATTGCCAAAGCTTCGATGTCGCTGGACATCTTGATGGAACGCTCTTACCAGACAATGCCGACGACCAACCTTGGAAGAAACGTGATGGCTTGGTCAAACTTTGGCTGTACGGAACTCTCTCCAAAGATCTCTTCAAAAGCACTTTCAAGGCGGGCGGTACTTCTCGAGAAGTTTGGATCAGACTTGAGAACTTCTTCCGCAACAACAAAGAAGCTCGTGCGATCCAACTTGATCACAAGCTTCGCAATTAG